One genomic region from Onychostoma macrolepis isolate SWU-2019 chromosome 23, ASM1243209v1, whole genome shotgun sequence encodes:
- the LOC131531948 gene encoding protein-L-isoaspartate O-methyltransferase domain-containing protein 2 yields the protein MGGAVSAGEDNDELIDNLKEAHYIRSDLVERAFRAIDRAEYYLEEYRDSAYKDLAWRHGNLHLSAPCIYSEVMEALDLQPGLSFLNLGSGTGYLSTMVGLILGPFGVNHGVELHADVVDYAYQKLDHFIKTSDSFDKFEFCEPTFVVGNCLEIPPESRQYDRVYCGAGVQKEYENYMKNLLKVGGILVLPWRRRCLTKITRTGQSSWETKKIIAVTFAPLVQPKQNVNGRPRSVPLPIFEVRTLQDLSRIAIRHTLRQPIAMGEGRTKRRVSFPGARAMHRYGPRFERRRFCRRFYRQCVNSVVLHDSMIPTAMDDCNYPGGVEEEEEEVEEEEERGCRRVREDLPEEDEEGCSGTEEEKSKSGCALAEPPVNILREKILRLPLPEPLKMYLLYYREK from the exons ATGGGTGGAGCCGTGAGCGCGGGTGAGGATAACGACGAGCTGATTGACAACCTGAAGGAGGCCCATTACATCCGCTCAGATCTGGTGGAGAGGGCCTTCAGAGCCATTGACAGAGCAGAGTATTACCTGGAGGAGTACCGTGACAGTGCTTATAAAGACCTGGCCTGGAGGCATGGAAACCTCCATCTGTCCGCTCCATGCATCTACTCGGAGGTGATGGAGGCCTTGGACCTGCAGCCTGGCCTGTCTTTTCTCAATCTGGGCAGTGGGACGGGCTATCTCAGCACCATGGTGGGCCTTATACTGG GTCCGTTTGGTGTGAATCATGGTGTGGAACTGCATGCAGATGTGGTTGATTATGCATATCAGAAACTTGACCACTTTATCAAAACCAGCGACAGCTTTGACAA GTTTGAGTTCTGTGAGCCGACCTTTGTGGTGGGGAACTGTCTGGAGATCCCTCCGGAGAGCCGGCAGTATGACAGGGTGTACTGTGGAGCAGGAGTTCAGAAAGAGTATGAGAACTACATGAAGAACCTGCTAAAGGTTGGCGGGATCTTAGTTCTCCCCTGGAGGAGAAGGTGT TTGACCAAGATCACCCGCACAGGTCAGAGCTCCTGGGAGACCAAGAAAATCATCGCTGTGACCTTTGCCCCGCTCGTCCAGCCCAAACAGAATGTCAACGGCAGACCTAGGAGCGTTCCTTTAC CCATTTTTGAGGTGCGGACATTGCAGGACCTGTCCCGGATTGCTATTCGCCACACTCTGCGGCAGCCCATAGCTATGGGGGAAGGACGCACAAAGAGACGGGTGTCTTTCCCAGGGGCCCGGGCCATGCACCGCTACGGGCCCCGCTTCGAACGCCGCCGCTTCTGCCGCCGTTTCTACCGCCAGTGCGTCAACTCCGTGGTTCTCCACGACTCCATGATTCCCACAGCCATGGATGACTGCAACTACCCCGGAGGGGtggaagaggaagaagaggaagtggaggaggaagaggaaaggGGTTGCCGCCGAGTGAGAGAAGACCTGCCCGAGGAGGACGAGGAAGGATGCAGCGGCACCGAAGAGGAGAAAAGCAAAAGCGGCTGCGCTCTTGCAGAGCCTCCTGTTAATATTCTGAGGGAGAAGATTCTAAGACTCCCGTTACCTGAACCCCTGAAGATGTATCTGCTGTATTACAGGGAGAAATGA